The proteins below come from a single Solea senegalensis isolate Sse05_10M linkage group LG2, IFAPA_SoseM_1, whole genome shotgun sequence genomic window:
- the LOC122786945 gene encoding myosin light chain kinase, smooth muscle-like: MDFKSNLKGVKPKMQEERKVNSSQQVDFRSVLGKKSATNSNGSKLSDMPEKRSVHANKRTTGDEDKVNNCVDGRIHGKSNGGAAAAAGGGGGAAAASAAGGGAVRVLEFVEELSDVTVVDGQRLLLQCLLSTEPCDLAVTWTLDGKTIKASKFIILSNKGGLCSLTIDKALPEDEGQYRCLAESASGRAESCCTVLVDDPAENSPSVKKSTATLESEARIKKPTTKTPPKQALPPQILQFPEDMKILAGEKVEIICRFTGAPPINCTWLKFRKPIQEGVADMSIISDDITSRLTISSGQQEHCGCYTIELRNSYGVRQAALNLTIVDKPDPPAKVPAASDVRGCGLTLSWYGPTYDGGSAVQSYLLEAWDSVEQQWRHLVSCNSTSYNVQNLLPERQYKFRVRAQNVYGVGEPSAESEPVTVGLVDDDENHEEEVEDEDEDKEPEYRDVTIRTEVKVKELYDVEERLGTGKFGQVFKLVEKSTRKVWAGKFIKAFSAKDKQNVRQEVDIMNRLHHPKLVQCVDAFEGKSDMVMVLEMISGGELFERIIDEDFELTEREVIKYMLQIIDGVSFIHKVGVVHLDLKPENIMCVNKTGSKIKLIDFGLARRLENAGTLKVLFGTPEFVAPEVINYEAISYPTDMWSIGVICYILLSGLSPFMGDNDNETLSNVTSASWDFEDDAFDEISENGKDFITKLLKKDMKCRLSCAQCLEHPWLKQDTNTMKTKKLSKERMKKYILRRKWQKTGHAVLAIGRLSSMAMMAGVSAKKGSPTEEDNQFLECLEYEQKAESKPTFTTVIKDVEVVEGSAARFDCKIEGFPDPEVVWYKDEQPIKETRHFQIDYDEEGNCSLIISEVSGDDDAKYTVKAVNSLGVATCTAELLVEVMGGAEEEEEEEE, encoded by the exons atggatttTAAGTCCAACCTCAAGGGGGTCAAACCCAAGATGCAGGAGGAGCGCAAGGTGAACTCCTCACAGCAGGTGGACTTCCGCTCCGTGCTGGGGAAGAAGAGCGCCACCAACAGCAACGGCAGCAAACTGTCAGACATGCCCGAGAAAAGATCTGTGCACGCCAACAAGAGGACGACCGGAGACGAGGACAAGGTCAATAACTGTGTGGACGGACGCATTCATGGCAAGAGtaatggaggagcagcagcagcagcaggaggaggaggaggagcagcagcagcatcagcggcaggaggaggagcagtgagGGTGCTGGAGTTTGTGGAGGAGCTCAGTGATGTGACGGTGGTGGACGGACAGCGTCTCCTGCTCCAGTGTCTCCTCAGCACAGAACCCTGTGACCTCGCTGTGACCTGGACTCTGGACGGAAAGACCATCAAAGCCTCCAAGTTCATCATCCTCTCCaacaaag GCGGCCTGTGCTCTCTGACCATAGACAAAGCTCTTCCAGAGGACGAGGGTCAGTACAGGTGTTTGGCTGAAAGTGCGTCAGGACGAGCTGAGAGTTGCTGCACGGTTCTCGTCGACG accCGGCTGAAAACTCTCCCTCAGTAAAGAAGTCGACTGCGACCTTAGAGA GTGAAGCAAGGATCAAGAAACCAACAACCAAGACTCCTCCAAAACAag CTCTTCCTCCTCAGATCCTTCAGTTTCCTGAGGACATGAAGATTTTGGCCGGAGAGAAAGTCGAGATTATCTGCAGGTTTACTGGAGCTCCGCCCATTAACTGCACCTGGCTCAAGTTCAGGaaacca atccAGGAGGGTGTGGCCGACATGTCCATCATCAGTGATGACATCACCAGCAGACTGACCATCAGCAGTGGTCAGCAGGAACACTGTGGCTGTTACACCATCGAGCTCAGGAACAGTTACGGCGTTCGACAGGCGGCGCTGAACCTCACCATCGTTG ATAAACCCGACCCTCCGGCTAAAGTCCCGGCCGCCTCAGACGTCCGTGGCTGCGGTTTGACGCTGTCGTGGTATGGACCGACGTACGACGGCGGCAGCGCCGTGCAGTCGTACCTGCTGGAGGCGTGGGACTCTGTGGAGCAGCAGTGGCGCCACCTGGTGTCCTGTAACAGCACATCCTACAACGTCCAG aACCTTCTCCCCGAGCGTCAGTACAAGTTCCGCGTCCGAGCGCAGAACGTTTACGGCGTGGGAGAACCGAGCGCCGAGTCCGAGCCCGTGACCGTGGGACTGGTGGACGATGACG AAAACCACGAGGAAGAAGTCGAGGACGAAGACGAAG ATAAAGAGCCTGAATACAGAGACGTGACGATTCGCACCGAGGTGAAGGTGAAGGAGCTGTATGACGTGGAGGAGCGGCTGGGAAC GGGAAAGTTTGGACAAGTTTTCAAACTGGTGGAAAAATCCACGAGAAAAGTTTGGGCGGGAAAATTCATCAAAGCTTTTTCAgccaaagacaaacaaaatgtccgACAGGAAGTGGACATCATGAACCGTCTCCACCACCCCAAACTGGTTCAGTGTGTGGACGCCTTTGAGGGGAAGTCTGACATGGTCATGGTCCTGGAGAT GATCTCTGGCGGTGAGTTGTTTGAGCGGATCATCGATGAGGACTTTGAGTTGACCGAGCGTGAGGTCATCAAGTACATGCTTCAGATCATCGACGGCGTCAGTTTCATCCACAAAGTGGGCGTCGTCCACCTGGACCTGAAACCCGAGAACATCATGTGTGTCAACAAGACGGGGTCAAAGATCAAACTCATCGACTTTGGACTCGCACGACGACTCG AAAACGCAGGAACACTGAAGGTTTTGTTCGGGACTCCAGAGTTCGTCGCTCCTGAAGTTATAAACTACGAAGCCATCAGTTACCCGACCGACATGTGGAGCATCGGAGTCATCTGCTACATCCT acTCAGCGGTTTATCTCCGTTCATGGGTGACAACGATAACGAGACTCTGTCTAACGTGACATCGGCGTCGTGGGATTTTGAGGATGACGCGTTTGACGAAATCTCTGAAAACGGAAAAGATTTCATCACCAAACTCCTGAAGAAAGACATGAA GTGCCGTCTGTCATGTGCTCAGTGCCTCGAGCACCCGTGGTTAAAACAGGACACGAACACCATGAAGACAAAGAAGCTCTCTaaagagaggatgaagaagtACATCCTGAGGAGGAAGTGGCAG AAAACGGGTCACGCCGTGCTCGCTATTGGGCGACTGTCGTCGATGGCGATGATGGCCGGCGTCAGCGCTAAGAAGGGCTCGCCCACTGAAG AGGACAACCAGTTCCTGGAGTGTCTGGAGTACGAGCAGAAGGCGGAGTCAAAACCGACATTCACCACAGTCATCAAAGACGTGGAGGTGGTGGAAGGAAGTGCCGCCCGCTTCGACTGCAAGATCGAAG GTTTCCCTGACCCCGAGGTCGTCTGGTACAAAGATGAACAGCCGATCAAAGAAACGCGACATTTTCAGATCGACTACGACGAAGAAGGAAACTGCAGTCTCATCATttcagag gtGTCAGGTGACGATGACGCCAAATACACGGTGAAGGCAGTGAACAGTCTGGGGGTGGCGACCTGCACCGCTGAGCTGCTGGTGGAGGTGATGGGtggggcagaggaggaggaggaggaggaggagtaa
- the LOC122786925 gene encoding bone morphogenetic protein receptor type-2-like: MAAAAFTVSLCVLLLSAVSGLQSDDRECAFTDLQGAEPYSGADHAVRGEVRDNGTVRCSRGSRCYGVWEKRGDGRMQLVKQGCWIHVGDEQECLGDRCLVTATPSQIQNGSYRFCCCSRDLCNADFTEAPPTPDTPALRLMKGDGTQTDQQQLKREETALVALVTVAITAVLIIALFLGYRMMRGKHKPSLSALDVMETANTDSSVNLDNLKLLELIGRGRYGAVFRGDLSGRCVAVKLFSATNRQNFTNECLIYSLPLLEHDNIARFLTADHRSTEPLIVMENYPHGSLCQYLSLHTVDWWTCLRMCLGVTRGLSFLHTELCRADQYKPAVAHRDVTSRNILVRSDLTCVLADFGLSMKLPGTRSSRHGDDDTMAISEVGTVRYMAPEVLGGALNLRDCESALKQVDVYALALIYWESFRRCRDLFPGESVPEFQLAFQVEVGNHPSFEEMQILVLREKHRPKFPEVWKENSSLLHSLKETMEDCWDQDAEARLSAQCAEERLCDLLTAHTHNHRNLSHGRWSPQVGSSSPYIEDVQVGVVRNLQSDASAVVRTTSEGSEKNTNSINYERQQAKSQARSSTSDGGASNRAAMTPASLITICESEHSGAVSSVPVCLQLTEEDLGTTKLDLKQVDKNLRENSDEILMKLSQKHFSSQPQTTLLSQHALLLTDEVNSSISAPHRDLGGAGPTETPPTPCSAHPLRKQQNLPVRPSSLQLVLKDKDKSHRQVETGVAKMNTLTVIAAAAPHVVTAVNYNTGNNAHCTTVSARSYSAGAPTLVTNGMTDGGRTNPAGPQLDEEETPTKDGGRVNFNFSPDEHEPLLRSPELRPHRQPRAGNILSGRGSNSNNNNNRGAMGSEVTVKVLVPEQMLNSSRSQTPEAPVVHVPEVLGSESTKAPEKLRPDASGAQELQDVLEPSLTQEGPAARAPALDPEASDPEASDPEASDPAASAPEAPVPEASDPEASVPKASSQRDPHPEDPAPQPEGSETSISEEAAVRVEPRRTRRPERPCSLDLSSCCLPSDGDSLSSSGEKIKRRVKTPYTLKKWRPASWVVSTETTLDPDFEFDVNLPNIVQSKSSMAVFLVGGGAKATSDPDVMTCF; encoded by the exons atggctgctgctgcgttcacagtgtctctgtgtgtcctgctgctgtctgctgtgaGCG gCCTCCAGTCCGACGACAGAGAGTGTGCGTTCACTGACCTGCAGGGGGCGGAGCCTTACAGTGGAGCAGACCATGCTGTGCGTGGAGAGGTGCGAGACAATGGTACGGTCCGCTGCAGCCGCGGCTCTCGCTGCTACGGCGTGTGGGAGAAACGAGGCGACGGCAGAATGCAGCTGGTCAAACAAG GGTGTTGGATCCACGTCGGCGACGAGCAGGAGTGTCTTGGCGACCGTTGCCTGGTGACAGCGACGCCCTCACAGATCCAAAATGGCAGCTAtcgtttctgctgctgcagtcgAGATCTTTGCAACGCCGACTTCACCGAGGCCCCGCCCACACCCGATACTCCCGCCCTCAGACTCATGAAGGGGGACGGCACACAGACAG ACCAACAGCAGCTCAAGAGGGAGGAGACAGCGCTCGTCGCCCTGGTAACTGTCGCCATCACAGCTGTTCTCATTATAGCACTGTTTCTGGGATATCGCATGATGAgag gtaAACAcaaaccctctctctctgctctggaCGTCATGGAAACAGCAAACACTGACTCGTCCGTCAACCTGGACAATCTGAAACTGCTGGAG CTGATTGGTCGAGGTCGTTACGGCGCAGTGTTCCGTGGTGACCTGAGCGGTCGCTGCGTGGCCGTCAAACTCTTCAGCGCCACCAACAGGCAGAACTTCACCAACGAGTGTTTGATCTACAGCCTCCCTCTGCTGGAGCACGACAACATCGCCCGCTTCCTCACCGCGGACCACAGGAGCACGGAGCCGCTCATCGTCATGGAGAACTACCCTCAT GGCAGTCTGTGTCAGTACCTGTCTCTGCACACGGTGGACTGGTGGACGTGTCTCAGGATGTGTCTCGGTGTCACCAGAGGATTATCCTTCCTCCACACTGAGCTGTGTAgagcag ACCAGTACAAACCGGCTGTGGCTCACAGAGACGTGACGAGTAGGAACATCCTGGTTCGGTCAGATCTTACCTGTGTCCTCGCAGACTTCGGCCTCTCCATGAAACTGCCAGGGACCAGGAGCAGTCGCCATGGAGACGATGACACCATGGCGATATCTGAG gtggggACAGTGCGGTACATGGCGCCCGAGGTTCTGGGCGGAGCTTTGAACCTCAGAGACTGTGAGTCTGCGCTGAAGCAGGTCGACGTTTACGCTCTGGCTTTGATTTACTGGGAGAGTTTCAGGAGGTGCAGGGACCTGTTTCCAg gtgaatCTGTCCCAGAATTCCAGCTTGCGTTCCAGGTCGAGGTCGGGAATCATCCGAGCTTTGAAGAAATGCAGATTCTCGTcctgagagaaaaacacagaccgAAGTTTCCTGAAGTTTGGAAGGAAAACAGTTCA ctgcTTCATTCACTGAAGGAGACGATGGAAGATTGTTGGGATCAAGACGCTGAAGCTCGACTCTCTGCTCAGTGTGCAGAGGAGAGACTGTGTGACCTgctgactgcacacacacacaaccacag gaatCTGTCTCATGGGCGGTGGTCTCCTCAGGTTGGCTCCTCCTCCCCCTACATTGAGGATGTGCAGGTGGGCGTGGTTAGGAATCTCCAGTCAGATGCATCAGCTGTAGTCCGGACGACAAGTGAAGGAAGTGAAAAGAACACAAACTCCATCAACTATGAGCGACAGCAGGCTAAG AGTCAAGCTCGCTCGTCCACTTCAGACGGCGGTGCCTCAAACAGGGCGGCCATGACGCCTGCCAGCCTCATCACCATCTGTGAATCTGAACACA GTGGCGCTGTGTCAAGTGTCCCAGTCTGTCTGCAGCTGACAGAAGAAGACCTAGGGACCACCAAGCTGGACCTCAAACAG GTGGATAAAAATCTGAGAGAAAACTCTGACGAAATCCTGATGAAActttcacagaaacacttcagCTCTCAGCCACAGACCACTCTGCTATCCCAGCATGCATTGCTGCTCACTGACGAG GTAAACAGTTCTATATCAGCTCCTCATCGTGACCTGGGAGGAGCTGGTCCCACTGAGACTCCTCCCACTCCATGCTCCGCCCACCCTCTCCGCAAACAGCAGAATTTGCCTGTGAGACCGAGCAGCCTTCAGCTCGTCCTCAAAGACAAGGACAAGAGCCACAGACAG GTGGAAACAGGTGTCGCTAAGATGAACACACTCACGGTGATCGCGGCTGCAGCGCCACACGTGGTCACCGCAGTGAACTACAACACTGGCAACAACGCTCACTGCACAACAGTGAGTGCCCGCAGCTACAGCGCTGGCGCCCCCACGCTGGTGACCAATGGAATGACAGATGGAGGAAGGACAAATCCAGCAGGACCGCAGCTGGACGAGGAGGAGACACCGACCAAAGATGGCGGACGCGTCAACTTCAACTTCAGTCCCGACGAACACGAGCCACTGCTGAGGAGTCCAGAGCTCCGCCCACACCGTCAGCCACGAGCAGGAAACATCCTGTCGGGACGAGGCTCCAAttccaacaataacaacaacagaggagcgatggggtcagaggtcacggtCAAAGTTCTGGTTCCAGAACAGATGTTGAACTCCAGCCGTTCCCAAACTCCAGAGGCTCCTGTGGTCCACGTCCCTGAGGTCCTCGGGTCTGAGTCAACTAAAGCACCAGAGAAGCTTCGTCCAGACGCCTCAGGAGCCCAAGAGCTTCAAGATGTTCTCGAACCCAGCTTGACCCAAGAAGGTCCAGCTGCAAGAGCGCCAGCCTTAGATCCAGAAGCCTCAGATCCAGAAGCCTCAGATCCAGAAGCCTCAGATCCAGCAGCCTCAGCTCCAGAAGCCCCAGTTCCAGAAGCCTCAGATCCAGAGGCCTCAGTTCCAAAAGCCTCTTCTCAACGGGATCCACACCCAGAAGATCCAGCTCCTCAACCTGAAGGTTCAGAAACCAGCATCAGTGAAGAAGCTGCAGTTCGGGTGGAACCAAGGAGAACCAGGAGGCCGGAGCGTCCGTGTTCTCTGGACCTGTCCTCATGCTGCCTCCCTTCAG atggCGACAGTCTCAGCTCCTCAGGTGAGAAAATCAAACGTCGAGTAAAAACTCCGTACACTCTGAAAAAGTGGCGTCCGGCCTCCTGGGTGGTTTCCACAGAaacgacccttgacccagactTTGAGTTCGATGTTAACCTCCCAAACATCGTCCAATCTAAATCCAGCATGGCTGTGTTTTTGGTTGGGGGAGGAGCCAAGGCGACCTCTGACCCTGATGTGATGACCTGTTTCTAG